In Schizosaccharomyces osmophilus chromosome 1, complete sequence, the genomic window aagaaagagccGCTGGAAGACAGGCTGAATTGGTCGCCGTGGGCGATGATGTCTCTGTTGGCCGTGCCAAGAGTGGTAAGGTCGGTCGTCGTGGTCTCGCCGGTACCGTTCTCGTTCACAAATTGGCCGGTGCCGCTGCTTGCCATGGTATTGCTTTGGAAGGCCTTGTAAAACTTTGCCGTGCTGCCAATGATAACATGGTCAGTATTAACGCTTCTTTGGCACATGTCCATGTTCCCGGACAAGGTGCTCGTTCCGAAGATGAATGCATGGCTCACGACGAAATGGAGCTCGGTATGGGTATCCACAACGAACCCGGTTGCCGTCGCATCTCCCCTATTCCCTCTATTGATGAACTTGTATCTGAAATGCTAAAGCAACTCTTGGACCAATCGGATAAGGATCGTGCTTATGTGAATATCAACAGTGAGGATGAGGTGGTGTTAGTCATGAATAACCTTGGTGGTTTGTCCTTGCTTGAATTCAGTGCTGTTTCTAGTAAAGTCGAGGAAGCCCTTGCCGAACAGTATTCCATTCATCCAGTCCGTGTCTATGCCGGTACCTTCACCACCAGTTTGAACGGTCTTGGTTTTGGTATCACCTTGTTCCGTACCACCGACCTTGTAAACATTAATGGTAAGGATATTTCCTTCATCGATTTGCTAGATGAACCTGTTGAGGCTATTGGCTGGCCTTACTGCCAACCTGCAAACAGAAACTCCAAGAACAAGATTGGCAACATCAGCATTCAAGAAGCTCATGCCGATATTCATTCTCCTGTCAAAATCAACAAAGAAGCTGTTCGCAGGATTATTCTTACCGCCATGCAAAATGTAATTGATGCGGAACCCGAGATTACCAAGTTTGATACAATTGCGGGTGACGGTGATTGCGGTACCACATTGAAGCGGGGTGCTGAAGGTGTCGCTGACTTTGTCAAATCTGACAAATTCTGCGATGACCCAATTCGTCTAGTTCGCGATATTGCCGACGTCATTGAAGACAATATGGACGGTACCTCTGGTGCTTTGTATGCCATCTTTTTCCATGGTTTCGCCAAGGGCGTGAAGGATCATCTacaggaaaagaaggatgtTTCCACCAAGATGTGGTCCAGCGCCCTGAATGCTGCTTTGAATACTCTCTTCAAGTATACTCCTGCTCGCCCTGGTGATCGTACTATGTGCGATGCTCTTGTTCCATTT contains:
- the dak1 gene encoding dihydroxyacetone kinase Dak1 codes for the protein MDKHFINDPDVLVKGALKSLTSLNKTLTVHEEGKFIYYHEYNKKNVSVISGGGAGHEPTHSSFVGKGMLSATICGSIFASPSSKQINAGIKQVKSDAGTLVICKNYTGDVLHFAMAVEKERAAGRQAELVAVGDDVSVGRAKSGKVGRRGLAGTVLVHKLAGAAACHGIALEGLVKLCRAANDNMVSINASLAHVHVPGQGARSEDECMAHDEMELGMGIHNEPGCRRISPIPSIDELVSEMLKQLLDQSDKDRAYVNINSEDEVVLVMNNLGGLSLLEFSAVSSKVEEALAEQYSIHPVRVYAGTFTTSLNGLGFGITLFRTTDLVNINGKDISFIDLLDEPVEAIGWPYCQPANRNSKNKIGNISIQEAHADIHSPVKINKEAVRRIILTAMQNVIDAEPEITKFDTIAGDGDCGTTLKRGAEGVADFVKSDKFCDDPIRLVRDIADVIEDNMDGTSGALYAIFFHGFAKGVKDHLQEKKDVSTKMWSSALNAALNTLFKYTPARPGDRTMCDALVPFVEKFVETDNIHAAVKTAREGAESTAYLQAKLGRAVYVGGDVKVPDAGALGVAAIVEGFAK